AAGATCGACAAAGTACAATTCCGCCAGCATGAACAGCGCACGGTCGACGTTCTCGGTCTCATTCAGCAGGCTGATCGTGCGTTTCAGGACGTCGGACTTGTTCCTTGATCTCAGTCCGTATTTATCGGATGATTTAAGCACGGCTGTATCATAATAGGCGATCGCCCTCTCGATGCTGTCGACTTCCTCGTAAAGCCGCGCCAGTTCATAATAGGCGCGCGACGCATATTCGGCCTGGTTCCGGTTGATGATCTCAGCGTACAGGTCCCGCGCTTCATCGAGCTTTCCCAGTTCTTTTTTCAGCTCGCCCTCAAGCACCAGGAACTCGGGGTCAATCTCGCCTTCCAGGAACATCATGCTCTGATCATACTTGTCCAGTTCAAGGTAAATGGTCGCGATCTTGAGCTTCAGTTTTTTCTTCTCTTCGGCATCGCGGCTCATCACCACCAGCTTGTCAAACGTAACGAGGGCGTCGTCATACAATCCCAGTTTGAACTGCGCTTCGCCGATCAGCGTCAGTACATCCTTTTTTTCCTTAAGTGACAGCGATTGCTTCAACAGCTCCTGTGCGGCACTGACCAGGGTGCTGAAATCACCCTGTTTGTTATAGACATAGCATAGGGCGATCCGGGCTTTTTTCCGAAACTTTTTCGATCCGGCCGCATCCATCAAAGCGACGATCGCCTCGCTGTATTTATTTTCCCGGTAATGGGCAAGCCCCTTATAATACCGTGCCATCGGGTAATTCCCGGATCCCGGGTAGTTCTGGCAGAAGACGTCGAGTTTTTCCAGGGAACGGGCGAAATCGCCCTTGTAATAGTAAGCGATGCCCATCAAAAGCAATGCGTCATCAACCCACCGCGAAGTCGGATATTTGACGATCACCAGCGTCGCTTTCTCGATGGTCTTATCAAAAAGTTCGGATTCGTACTTGAGCGTGTCGCTCGTGACCAGCTTCATCCCCTGATTGAAATAATTTTGCGTGTTGTAATAAGTATTGAAGTAAGCGCAGCCAGCAAATAGCAAAAAGATGGCAATCAGGCAAAGGTTGGGTGGCTTGATATTTTTTCTTTTCTCAAGCATC
This genomic interval from bacterium contains the following:
- a CDS encoding tetratricopeptide repeat protein; protein product: MLEKRKNIKPPNLCLIAIFLLFAGCAYFNTYYNTQNYFNQGMKLVTSDTLKYESELFDKTIEKATLVIVKYPTSRWVDDALLLMGIAYYYKGDFARSLEKLDVFCQNYPGSGNYPMARYYKGLAHYRENKYSEAIVALMDAAGSKKFRKKARIALCYVYNKQGDFSTLVSAAQELLKQSLSLKEKKDVLTLIGEAQFKLGLYDDALVTFDKLVVMSRDAEEKKKLKLKIATIYLELDKYDQSMMFLEGEIDPEFLVLEGELKKELGKLDEARDLYAEIINRNQAEYASRAYYELARLYEEVDSIERAIAYYDTAVLKSSDKYGLRSRNKSDVLKRTISLLNETENVDRALFMLAELYFVDLKDNKKALDMYRRVYTEYPKSTWAPKALYAEFWITKNIIKDDTLALKITADLAARYPATEYVVSAESLMKSIPVDTTGGEKMEEVPVMPDTTGESHDQ